Proteins found in one Plasmodium gaboni strain SY75 chromosome 13, whole genome shotgun sequence genomic segment:
- a CDS encoding putative aldehyde reductase, translating into MPRLVILYLLFFVFMKINCINYNSFSKRKINYHFIIDKNEDIKYKHLREDEKLNFSRRKRNKRRNLSNIYYNRDDYMIKKIKIPRTYNFIKNIINGSLKGCTYKEKKTKFNIYNIYDDKNNRNSENLGNEDGNLLNKLGNDYCDKDSYTNNMNEKNKIVLDNKNEKTYIENMKKNLSRTDEVTYKYVEEMELKKVNIKGVDIQYRLYNLEEGIYIVDKENYEKIKNLWNKDELKKAKENFEESFDIKKQGIKDDDWIMLPFEYEENKNIKLVKADFDNPTYDYILTYYDKERNYYWEYKRRNYYKMFKNTVHETPPYKSDLEEDKRYYGKEIIIPKKKLDNDIFRQPMLSDVMTSGCNREPLGFESWRFVKYPYGNLIEPQKYSKLYCIKKNDKGKPSMRYHYLGNSNLAVSEICLGTMNFGNYVNEKLAHELFDYAFEEFQVNFFDTAEIYPLPASENYYGHSEEILGNWLEAKGKANRHKFVIATKICGRTDKLPWMKKYKIKSEQKNILNKKNGDIYNDNNYNKEHYIKNGKSQEYSHRNNNSNMFDKEDNKNGYDKLKELKEKEDLYLKKDYEKIDKLEEYEKERLANNPNLITLNKENIINSVDNCLKRLKTSYIDLLQLHWPDRYYPDQSSGDFSHVLYDYNKYYDDFIPFIEQLQALDELKRKGKIREWGLSNETPFGLLKFYELCKHLHISPPVSIQLEYNLLCRNDVEKGFPEICRPQNTNISILAYSPLCAGILTGKYLEYTDYTTKGRMQKFPSYMKRLRGSIATYIIRELYYLSQKYYFPNLTVAALKWVYTRPFITSTVIGVSDFLQLRENLYSLTNEVLFTDKLEREINALHWKFRDPIRIIQ; encoded by the coding sequence ATGCCCAGATTGGTTATATTgtatttgttattttttgtatttatgaaaattaattgtataaattataattcattttcaaaaagaaaaatcaattatcattttattatagataaaaatgaagatattAAATATAAGCATTTAAGAGAAgatgaaaaattaaatttttcaagaagaaaaagaaataaaagaagGAATTTAtcaaacatatattataatagagatgattatatgataaaaaaaataaagataccaagaacatataattttattaaaaatattataaatggTTCTTTAAAAGGTTGTACATATAAAGAGAAGAAAACTAAATTcaatatatacaatatatatgatgataaaaataatagaaatTCAGAAAATTTAGGAAATGAAGATGgaaatttattaaataaattagGGAATGATTATTGTGATAAAGATTCTTACACTAACAATATGAATGAAAAGAACAAAATCGTTTTAGATAATAAGAATGAGAAAACgtatattgaaaatatgaaaaagaatCTAAGTAGAACAGATGAAgttacatataaatatgtagAAGAAATGGAATTGAAAAAAGTAAATATCAAAGGTGTAGATATTCAATATagattatataatttagaagaaggtatatatattgttgATAAAGAgaattatgaaaaaataaaaaatctATGGAATAAAgatgaattaaaaaaagcTAAAGAAAATTTTGAAGAATCATTCGATATTAAAAAACAAGGTATTAAAGATGATGATTGGATTATGTTACCTTTTgaatatgaagaaaataaaaatataaaattagTAAAAGCAGATTTTGATAATCCAAcatatgattatatattaacatattatgataaagaaagaaattattattgggaatataaaagaagaaattattataaaatgtttaaAAATACAGTACATGAAACTCCTCCATATAAATCTGATTTAGAAGAAGATAAAAGATATTATGGtaaagaaattataataccaaagaaaaaattagaTAATGATATTTTCAGACAACCAATGTTAAGTGATGTTATGACTTCAGGTTGTAATAGAGAACCTTTAGGTTTCGAATCTTGGAGATTTGTTAAATATCCATATGGTAATTTAATAGAACCACAAAAATATAGTAAATTATattgtattaaaaaaaatgataaagGTAAACCTAGTATGAGATATCATTATTTAGGTAACAGTAATTTAGCAGTATCTGAAATATGTTTAGGTACCATGAATTTTGGAAATTATgttaatgaaaaattagCACATGAATTATTTGATTATGCATTTGAAGAATTTCAAGTGAACTTTTTTGATACAGCTGAAATATATCCATTGCCAGCTAGCGAAAATTATTATGGACATTCAGAAGAAATTTTAGGAAATTGGTTAGAAGCCAAAGGTAAGGCCAATAGGCACAAATTTGTGATAGCTACTAAAATATGTGGTCGTACTGATAAACTGCCTTggatgaaaaaatataaaataaagagtgaacaaaaaaatatattaaataaaaaaaatgggGATATATACAATGacaataattataataaagagcattatataaagaacGGGAAATCGCAAGAATATTCAcatagaaataataatagcAATATGTTTGACAAAGAAGATAATAAGAATGGTtatgataaattaaaagaactaaaagaaaaagaagatttatatttaaaaaaagattatGAGAAAATAGATAAACTTGaagaatatgaaaaagaaagatTAGCTAATAATCCTAATTTGATAacattaaataaagaaaatataataaatagTGTTGATAATTGTTTAAAAAGATTAAAAACAAGTTATATTGATTTGTTGCAATTACATTGGCCAGATAGATATTATCCTGATCAATCATCTGGTGATTTTAGTCATGTATTATATGACtataacaaatattatgatgatTTTATACCTTTTATTGAACAATTACAAGCATTAGatgaattaaaaagaaaaggaaaaataaGAGAATGGGGATTAAGTAATGAAACCCCATTTGGACTTCTAAAGTTTTATGAATTATGTAAACATTTACATATATCACCACCAGTATCTATACAATTagaatataatttattatgtaGAAATGATGTTGAAAAAGGATTTCCAGAAATATGTAGACCACAAAATACgaatatttctatattagCTTATTCGCCTTTATGTGCTGGTATATTAACAGGAAAATATTTAGAATATACTGATTATACTACAAAAGGAAGAATGCAAAAATTTCCTTCCTATATGAAAAGATTAAGAGGATCTATAGCtacttatattattagagaattatattatttaagtcagaaatattatttccCAAATTTAACTGTAGCTGCATTGAAATGGGTATATACACGACCCTTTATAACATCAACTGTTATTGGTGTTTCTGATTTTTTACAATTGAGGgaaaatttatattcattaaCTAACGAAGTATTGTTTACTGATAAGTTAGAAAGGGAGATAAATGCTTTACATTGGAAATTTAGAGATCCAATCAGGATaatacaataa
- a CDS encoding putative DNA-directed RNA polymerase II encodes MEDPITRFYKCRKTCCEMLEDRGYIITPREKLENFSSFKEMFEDNDRQRSKMGISTSHKNDANNRIIVYFADEVKKTGVKPLRELTERMEEKSIQRAILVTQNILTPFARDAIKEAAPRHIIENFLDTELLVNITKHELVPRHIPLTSEEKKNLLQRYKIMENKLPRIQDVDPVCRYFGLSKGQVVKIIRPSETAGRYVTYRLVV; translated from the exons atggAAGATCCAATAACAAgattttataaatgtaGAAAAACTTGTTGTGAAATGTTGGAGGATAGGGGTTATATTATAACTCCACGAGAAAAACTTGAAAACTTTTCATCTTTTAAAGAAATGTTTGAAGATAATGATAGACA ACGATCTAAAATGGGTATTAGTACTAGTCATAAAAACGATGCAAACAATAGAATTATAGTTTACTTTGCAGATGAAGTTAAAAAAACAGGGGTTAAACCATTAAGGGA ATTAACTGAAAGGATGGAAGAAAAATCTATTCAGCGTGCTATTCTTGTAacacaaaatatattaacacCTTTTGCTAGAGAT GCCATTAAAGAAGCAGCACCAAGACATATTATAGAAAACTTTTTAGATACTGAATTATTg GTTAATATAACAAAGCACGAATTAGTCCCAAGACATATTCCTCTAACAAGcgaagaaaaaaaaaacttgCTTCAAAGATATAAg ATTATGGAAAATAAATTACCGAGAATTCAAGATGTCGACCCTGTATGTCGATATTTTGGATTATCAAAAGGACAg GTTGTTAAAATTATTAGGCCTAGTGAAACGGCAGGAAGATATGTTACCTACCGATTGGTTGTGTAA